From one Humulus lupulus chromosome 8, drHumLupu1.1, whole genome shotgun sequence genomic stretch:
- the LOC133798084 gene encoding polyadenylate-binding protein 1, producing the protein MDEHDEQEHEVYGGEIPGDDGDMDADIDGDGQDYDVDDPNSKELEDMKKRLKEMEEEAGALREMQAKVEKEMGAVQDSSGTSATQAEKEEVDSRSIYVGNVDYACTPEEVQQHFQSCGTVNRVTILTDKFGQPKGFAYVEFVEVEAVQNALLLNESELHGRQLKVSAKRTNVPGMKQFRGRRPTSFRSRRPFVPASPFYPSYGYGRVPRFRRPMRFRPY; encoded by the exons ATGGATGAGCATGACGAGCAAGAGCACGAGGTCTATGGCGGAGAGATCCCCGGCGACGATGGAGATATGGATGCCGACATCGACGGCGACGGCCAGGACTACGACGTCGACGACCCTAACTCCAAG GAGTTGGAGGATATGAAGAAGAGGCTTAAGGAGATGGAGGAAGAAGCCGGTGCTCTCCGCGAGATGcaggccaaggttgagaaggagATGGGCGCTGTTCAAG ATTCCTCTGGTACTTCTGCAACCCAAGCTGAAAAAGAGGAGGTGGATTCCCGCTCTATTTACGTTGGCAAT GTTGACTATGCATGCACTCCTGAGGAAGTCCAGCAGCATTTTCAATCTTGTGGAACTGTCAACAGAGTTACAATTTTGACAGATAAGTTTGGCCAGCCAAAGGGATTTGCTTATGTTGAGTTTGTTGAGGTTGAAGCTGTTCAGAATGCCCTTCTGTTGAATGAATCAGAATTGCATGGTCGTCAATTGaag gtTTCCGCTAAGCGGACAAATGTTCCTGGAATGAAACAGTTTCGAGGAAGGAGACCCACCTCCTTCAGATCTCGAAGGCCATTTGTGCCTGCTTCTCCATTCTATCCTTCATATGGTTATGG GAGGGTTCCAAGGTTCAGGCGGCCCATGAGGTTCAGACCATACTGA